The Terriglobales bacterium genomic interval CGGCGGGTTTAGTCGCGTCGGGTCGGTCCCTTGCCGCAGGCTTGAGGCTCCAAGGCATGACGAGTGTAATTGTGAATATCGAATCTCCTGCCAACGTAACCCAGTTTTTCTGACTTTATTATTGAGTTTTCCTGAGTTTAGACAACGGTTTCCTATTTGAGAATGATTAATGGCAAGGAAAAAACCCTCCGTCTGAAATACCACCAGCAAAGTACCGGCTAACCAGCTTTAAGCAGGGAAGACCCGAATGTCAGTTTTTACCTGAAGTCAAGCCTGTAAAGTTTGCTATCCGCCCCCAGCGTTTCAACATATGAAATCATAAGTTTTTCCTATTGAATTTATCCAAGTTTCTGTTGTACAGTTCGTCCGCAGAGGGTATGAAAACGATTACATATCAAGATAATCACGTACCGCTCTATACATCCAACTGAATAGTGCCAGCGAACTCTAAAGTCTAAAAACGGGCCTTATTCAGTGGATGACTAAACATTGTTTCTTCTTAGGGGGAGAGTTTTATGAAACGGCAGTTTCTCGCACTGACCGCTATTCTGGCGGTGTGTTTTTCACTTATCAATATTGCTGGGGCACAAAGTTCCAGCGGCGACATCTACGGACGAGTTTTGGATTCCAACGGCGATGTCATTCCTAATGCTGAGGTCACGCTGACCAACCAGCAAACGGGAGAGACCCGGTCGGCCAAAAGCGGAAACTTAGGCGACTTTATCTTTGCCACGCTCCAGCCTGGTGCCTATACAGTGCTGGTCAAGGCCCAGGGCTTCAAGGAGCTGGAAAAAAAGGACCTGAACTTGAGCGCGTCCGAGCGGCTCTCGACAGGGGATTTGCGTCTTGCGCTTGGTAGCGTCAAAGAAACGGTTACCGTAGAAGCCAACGCCACGCCGGTGCAGACCAATAGCGGCGAGCGCTCGGCGCTTCTGGATTCCACCCAGGTGACCAACCTCATGTCACGCGGCCGTGACATTATGGCACTGCTTGATGTTCTGCCTGGTGTCGTGGAAGACGGAGAGGGCAACGATTCCCTGGGAACCTTCAAGTCTCCCGCCGCCATGTCGGGCACTCGCGGCGACTACAACGGCATGAATATGGATGGCATCTCGGCCACCCCGCGCAGCGGCTCCAATCTGGATACACCCCTGAATATGGACGCGATCTCTGAGGTTAAGGTGCTGCAGAACAGCTACCAGGCGGAATACGGCAAGGGCGCGGGCTCCATTATCAATGTACTCTCCAAGAGCGGTGGGCGCAGCTTCCACGGCGCGGCTTACGATTACGTCCGCAACGAAGCTTTCAACGCCAGAAATTTCTTCGACTTTGAAAAACGCGATAAGATTACCGGAGCGCTGCCGCCGAAAAATAAGTATCGTTATGAGACCTTCGGCTACAACGTCGGTGGGCCGGTTTTCATCCCCAATCATTTCAATACTAATCACGACAAGATGTTCTTCTTCTTTTCGCAGGAAATTCTGAAGAACACCCAGCCTAACAGCACGCGCCAATTCCTGGTTCCTACTGCGCTAGAGCGCCAGGGCGATTTCTCGCACAGTTATAATGGCTCCAAGAATGGTGTTGCGCAACCACTGGTTCTCAGTGATCCTGTGCAGATTGCAGCTGGTAAGACTTGCAAGAAAGTTGGCGATCCCGGTTGTTTTCCTAACCCTGGCGGTACAGGAACTGGCGGAATCATTCCCACCAACCGGATTGATCCCAACACACAGGCGCTGCTGAACATTTTTCCTATGCCGTTACCTGGGATGGATCCAAACTTCGCGGCGATCAATGGTTACAACTATCAGATCACGGATACAAGCGACAGGCCGGTTCGGCAGGAGATTCTCCGCATTGACTACAACTTCACCAACAATCTGAAGGCCTTTATCCGTGGTATGAATTTGCATACCCATGATAACGGTACTGCTTCAACGGCCAATAAGAATACCTGGGGCCCGGGTCCTATGGATTACACCATCGTTGGTCCCAACGTGGGCGGAACCGTGACTTGGATCATCAATCCTACGCTGGTCAATGAGTTCACCTTCGGATGGGCCGACTGGCGTGAGCACCAAATTGTACCTGCCAGCACCATGAACAGTCTTTTGAGAGCGAACGTCGGCTTCAACGAATCGATGCTCTTTTCTGCCCCTGGGCAACTCACTTCCGCTACGAATCTGTTGGGCTTGATTCCTGCGGCAAAGTTCGGGAGCGGCAAGACAGCCAATATCGCGTACGATAATCGTTTCCCGCTGAATAATAATGCTTACACTTACAGCCTTACCGAAGGTATCAGCAAAATCTGGGGCAATCATCAGTTTAAGGTTGGCATTCAGGCCGAGCGTGCCACCTACTGGCAGCTTCATAGCGGTACCTCCAACGGCGAGGGCAACTTTGATTTCACCGGTGGTAATAACAACAGTGGAAACGGTTACGCCAATGGACTGCTGGGAAATTTCAACACCTACAGTGAGTCCAAGAATGTTGCCAATCAAGGTCCCGTAACCCGAATTCTGGAATGGTATGTGCAGGACACATGGAAGGCGCTGCCTCGCCTCACTCTGGACATCGGCGTACGCTTTACCGCCGGCCTGCCGCAGATTGTCCGGCAGCATATGGCGGCCACGTTGAACCAATCTCTCTATAATCCCGCCACGGCGCCGGTGCTTTACCAAGACATATCAATTGCTCCTGGGACCTGCAAGAACGCGAAGCAGGTACGTGCTGCCTTTAACCCGATTACTAAGTCGGCATGCGACGCCAATGGAAATCCATTGTCCACGTCAATCATCGGGCAATTTGTTGGAGCCGGATATGGAAGTTGGCCAAATGGACCCCTGCCTGATGGTATTGGTATATCCGGCATTAACGGTTATCCTCAGGGCCTGATTGATTTCGAAGGTGTTTACACTGCGCCCCGCTTCGGCTTTGCCTGGGACGTCTTTGGTGACGGCAAGACTGCCCTGCGCGGTGGGTTCGGCATCAACTACAATCCACGCCAGGGATCAGGGGTCTTAGGCGACACGGATAACACGCCGCCACTTGCCCTTAACGTACAGCAGTTTAACAACAGCACTCTCTCTAGCTCGCTTAACTATTACCTGAATCCGGCTTTGGCGGACTTCCAGAGCCCGGTTAACATCGCTCGCATGTTGCTGCGCAATAGCAGGCAGCCGGTAGCCTACAACGCCAGCATTGGCATTCAGCGTGAGATTGGTTTTGCGACCGTTGTGGATGTCGCCTATGTCGGCAGTTTCGGCCGGCACATGGGGCAGCTTACTGACCTTGGCCAGGTGCCCTTGGGGTCAAGATTTGGGTTCCTTGATACTGCCAATCTTGGCAGCAACCCCCTTACCGCCCCCAACTTCCAGAATGACAACTTCTTGCGCTATTCCTGCTGCTATGGCAGCTATTCCCAGGTGCCGGTGTTGACCTTTACCGGCAATTCTAGTTATCACTCTCTGCAGACCCAGGTAACCCATCGCTTCTCTCATGGTATGCAGTTTGGCGGTGTGTGGACGTGGTCAAAAGCCATGGACTACAACGACGCTGACAAGTCCAATATTGTGGGAGGCGGGCTCTCGCCAAAGGTCTATAACTACGGTCTGGCTACGTATGACCGCAGACATGTAGTCGCCATCAATTATCTGTTCAGCTTGCCCAAAGCCAGTCGGCTGTGGGACAACGGCTTTGTCAGAAACGCCCTCGATGGCTGGCAGGTTGCTGGCATCACCCGGTTCAACAGCGGAGCTCCTCTATTCCTTAACGGTGGCAACAACGGTGGCAGCTCCGATTACTTTGGAAGCTCGGGTAACCTGCAATTCCCAAGTGGTGTCAACACAGATATCACCGGCGGCGGTCCTGGCTGGCGTCCCCAGATCATTGCGGATCGGGTGCTGCCCAGAGGCGATCGCAATTACTTCCACTATTTCAACCCAGTGGCCTTCACTTTGCCGGCTAGCTTGGTGTGTAATCCAATATGCCAGTTGCCCCGGGACGCTAATGGCAACATGATCATTGGAAACGGACCCGCGGTCATCGCCACCGGCCCCGGAATCGCGAACTTCAACATGTCGCTCTTCAAGAACTTTGATGTGACCGAGCGAGTGAAGCTCCAGTTCCGTGTCGAGGCCTATAACGTGTTCAACCACACGCAATTCTCTGGAGTGAACACCAGTCCCAAGTTCGACCAATTTGGCAATGTGGCCAATCTCCAGGTGCCTGGAGCCACCGACTGGTTCGGACGCGTCACCAGCGCTCGTGACCCGCGCATCATGCAGTTCGCCCTGCGCATCACCTTCTGACGCTGGGGTTGATATAAACTATTTACCCTCTCCACTGGATGGCTTGCAAATCCAGTGGAGAGTTTCATTTGTACCCCGAAAACCGATGTCATGCTGCGCGCTGCCCGATTTCTACAGCTCCTATGAAACGATTGGTCCGGCCCCAATATTCAGCCTTTTTAAATGTTTCGTTTAGCAATATTGATTTGACACAATTCACGGAAGATGTAAACGTTTACCCGTTTGTTTCTTCGCTCTTTGTCGAAAGTCACACTTCAACCTTCCGCACAGGCAGAACAAGTGACGCAGCCGAATTCGTTGGGCAGCCTTTAGGCCTCTCGACGGGTTAATTTCAACTTGTTAATTCACAGTGCAATGAAATTGGCACCAAAACGTCAATTTTTGCTTGCTTCCAGCGTCCCAAACGCTGAAACGGTAAGGAGAAACCAGAATGCAACGTGTATTACCTTGCAGAACGATAATATTGTGCGTGCTGATCGTGGCGGCGCTTTCCGCTCAGTGCGCGGCACAATGTACAACGGCCACAGGAGGCGGTGGGTTCGTCAACTCGCCCTTCACGGCGCAAACCGGGACCTTCACGGCCACCTTTGATGCCACGTCTTCGTTGAGCCACATGAACAGCGTGGTCGCACTCTCGCACGGGGCAGGGACTGCCTATGCCGCATTTGCCAACCTGGTTGCATTTAACGGCACCATGGGTGTGATTCTGGCGCGTGACGGTGGAGGCTATTCCGGGCCCACACCGGCCATCCCGTACTCCGGCGGAAATACGTATCACTTCCGTTTGGTGGTCAACGTTCCCGTGCATACTTACGACATCTTTGTAACTCCGCCGGGAGGATCAGAGTTGACCGTCGGAACCGGTTTCCACTTCCGCACCGAGCAGAACACGGTGACCAGCCTCGATAATCTTGGAGTCTTTGTGGGCGCTACGTCGGGTACGCTCACGGTTTGCAACTTTTCAACTGGCATCCCGCAGCCCAACTTCGCGGTCTCTGTTTCGCCCACTTCGCAGACCACAGCCGCGGGCACTCCCACGAACTACACCGTTACCGTGACTCCTTCCAATAGCTTCACCGGCAATGTTGCTTTGAGCGTTAGCGGACTGCCCGCCAGCATAGGTGCCAGCTTCAGTCCGACGCCGGTCACCATCACGAGCGGTCCGGCATCTTCAACGCTGACAGTCTCCCCGGACGCCTCAACTGCGGCGAACACCTACAGCTTCACTATCACCGGTACAAGCGGCAGCACATCGCACAGCACAGGGGCTAGCGTGGTGGTTACGCAGGCTACGGTGCCCAGCTTCTCGCTCGCGGTTTCTCCGGCGTCGCAAAGTGTAACCGCAGGCAACAGCGCCAGCTACACCGTGACGGCAACCTCGCACAACAACTTCAACGGCTCTGTAGGACTGAGCGCCAGCGGTCTGCTCTCAGGCGAATCGGCCGGCTTCAGTCCCTCGGCGATTACGGTTCCGGCGAACGGTTCCAGCACTTCAACCATGACCGTTACCACTTCAACGTCCACCTCTGGAAGCTCGACGATAACCGTTACCGGCACGAGCGGCACACTTTCCGCCACGGCCAGCACACTGCTTACGGTAAACAGCAGCACTGGAAATGTATTCAATGTGAGGACCGCCTGCGGTGCAGCCGGTAATGGTTCTACCAATGATGCAGGCGCCATCAACCATTGCATTGCATTGGCCAGCGCGGCCAGTGGTGGAGGCACCGTCGAATTCCCCGCGGGCACTTATGCCTCAACTTCCATCCATATGATGAGTAACGTAACCCTGCAACTGGACGCCGGTTCGACCATCCGAGGCACCGGTGCCATGGATCCGGCTGAGCCAAATCCGTTTAGCGCCTTCCAGGACTTCGGCCACAGCCACTTCCATGCCGCGCTGATCTGGGGCGAGCATCTCAGTAACATCGGCTTTACCGGTACTGGCACCATCGATGGTGGTGGTCGCCTGGTTACCGGCAACCCAGGCAGTGGGCAGGGCGACAAGGCCATCTCGCTGCGGGAGTGCAACAATGTTACCGTTACCGGCATTACCATCAGGAATGGAGGCCATTTCGGCATCCTGGTCAACGGCATCGTTGGTATGACCGTGGATAACGTGCACATTCTTGAAGCCAACCAGAGAGACGGTTTCAATCTCATCAACAGCCAGCATGTTACCGTCAGCAACTCTGATATCCAGGGGAGTGACGATTCCATGTGTCTCAAGAGCGATTTCGCTCTAGGCAGGGATGTACTCAACACGGATATTCACATCTTCAATGACCACATCCTTTCGACCGGCAACAACGCTACGCAATTCGGCTCCGAGACGTGCGGTAGTTACTCGAATATCCACTTCGATCATCTCACCATCACAGCCGCCGGCAAGGCCGGAATCGGGATCACCTCGAATGACGGTGCTGTCATTGACGGCATAACCTACGACACCATCACCATGTCGGGCACAACCGTCCCGATTTGGATCAAGACGGGTGATCGTGCCCGTTGCGGCGGCCCGCGGCCACCCGTCGGTATCATCCGCAACATCAGCATCAGCAACGTGACCGCGGTTCACTCCCGCAGTGGCCGTGGGGAATTCACGAACACGATGAGCGGACGTGCGGGTGTTCCCATTCAGAACGTCACCATTGACAATGTAAACCTGACAGAACCGGGCGGGCATCCGGCATCGGATGTCAACATCAATCCTCCGGAGACTAATGATTGGCAGCCGGCGGGCCAGGGCACCAAGCCGTCGTATGGATGGTGGCTGCGGCATGTGAGCGGAATCACATTCCATAACAGCCAGGTCCACTTCGACGCCAATGACGGAAGACCAGCGTTCATCGTGGTTGACGGCCAGAACGTCACGCTCGATGGAGTCACCTTTGATCGCGGATCAGCAAGTCCTTACGATCTGGGCTTCAACGGCGTGAATGGCTTCCATGTGGTGAACACGCAGTCCTCCACCGGGCAAGCTCCAAGAATCAACGCTGTAAACTCAACCCCCTTCTAACCTCCATGCTGACGCCTCGATTGGCCATCTCCCAAAATGGGATGGCTGATCGAGGCCTTTTTCTTTGTGTGCTAGTGTGGCACAGCCGTCCCCGGCTGTGTGCCGTAGCGCTGGCGTCTCGCCCAAGCATGCTGAGCGAAGCTCGCTCTGAGCGACGCTTGAAAGGGAAGGATATTGCGGTTGTTTTTTTTCGACACGTTTCTTATTGCTATTTCTCTGCAAGAATCTGAAGACGACGCCAACAAAAAACCTTGGCTTCCTCGGCGTTCCTCAGTGTCCTCTGCGATAAAAATAAACTGCGGGAATTACGACCGTACCCCAGACGGCATCGTAATCACGCGCCGCTTGGTTTTCGCCTTGCCCGTTGATTCGCGGATGATGAGATGGGTCCCAATACCGAACTCGGCGCCCTTTGTATTTCCCCGGATAGATTGCAGCAGGGCATTGCAGGCCAGGCTGGCCAGTTCAGAGCGCAGCAGCCTGACGGTTGTCAGAGGAGGCTCGGTAAACTGCGCCATGTCAATATCGTCGAAGCCGACGACGGAAACGTCTTCTGGGATACTGAGCCCGGCTTGTCGGATACCGCGCAGCGCGCCGATAGCTGTCAGGTCATTGGAAGCGAGCACGGCCGTAGGTGGATTCTGGCGCTGCAGCAGGCGGGTGATAGCGCTCAGCCCTCCGTCTACTTTGTGGTTGCCTTCTTCTACCAGGTCACTGTGCTCGGTCACGCGCCGGCCCAGGCAGCGCAGAAATGCTTCCCGCCGTACGCGCGCCGATTTCAGCGTCCCCGGTCCGCTGATAAACGCGATACGAGAGTGCCCCAGTCCGCGCAGATGGTCTACCGCCTGCGTGATGCCTTGCGCGTAGTCCACTTTAATGTTGCAGACTCCTTTGCGGACTTTACCTACATCCAGGAAAACCAGAGGCACCTTTCGGCTGGCGAGCTGGTTGATCAGCGACCGGTCCATCTCTGAGGTCATGATGGCAACGCCGTCGGTCTTGCGCTCAATCATGCGTCCTACAGAATGCGCCATGCGGGCGCTCTCGTAGTTGGTGGACGTAATCAATACGTCATAGCCGTTTTCCAGCGACACATCTTGAAATCCACGGATCAATTCCGGGAAGAACGGATTGGTGATGTCAGAAACCACCAGGCCTAATATGTGGCTGCGGCCTGAGACCAGGGTTTGCGCATTGGTATCGGGACGGTAATCCAGTTGTTTGATGGCCCGTCGTACTCGCTTGGCAGTTTCTGGGGTTACAGATGCACTGTTGTGTAACGTTCGGGAAACCGTCGCGATGGATACCTTGGCCCGTTTTGCGACTTGTTTGATCGTCATCGTAAGGAATTTAGTTGGATTGTACACCATGTAGAGGTATAGATAAGGTCGCTGTACTTTCTATTCTGCAGTAAAGCATATGGAAGTAGTACTTTATAAATATCAGTTAAAACGTTGATTATTAAGTGATAATATACGCGACAAATAGATCATATCAAGGCCGTTAAAAGACGGCTAGGACGACGAGGTTCTTTGGCCGGGAGCTGACAGAAAAAAATTTCCTCTGCGCTCCTCCGCGTCCTCTGCGGTTAAGAATTAAGAGCAAAGTTGACGCCGTCAACCCGCCAACTCTGCTGCGCGTAACGCAATATCGTGATTCCGCCATAATCAACTTCAATCTTGTGCATCGCCTTTTCACTCATGCTAAGTATGCTGACCAGCGCCGCCCGGATAAACCCCGCATGAGTGACAACGCTCACGCAGCCATGTTCAGATTCTTTCAAGACCGCTTGAAGTTCAGCCTCAACCTGTGAACGATATTGCTGGAAAGACTCACCGCCCGGAGCAGGCTGCAGAGGATAATCGCCGAGCCATAAAGATGCGGCTGCCGGGTCCCTGGCTTCAATCTCAGTCCAGGAAAGGCCCTCCCACTCCCCGAAACTGATTTCGCGTAAACCCTCACGCACCCGAAGCGCGAGAGATTTCCGGGCGGCAATCGCTGCCGCGGTGTCATAAGCACGTTTTAAGTCACTGGTATAGACCTTGCTGATGGGCCAGCGCTCAAGACAATTGGCGATATCGCAAAGCTGCTTCTTGCCAATGTCACTCAAAGCAGTGTCAGTGTGCCCACAGAAACGTCCCGCCATCATCGAATGCGCATGACGAACCAGCAAGAGTGTAGTTTCTGAAGGCACTGCCATCACCCATTTTTTCTCTGTGTTTCCGTGGTGAATAGATCTACGTCCCCAGCACACCACAAAAATAAACCGCAATCTCCGTGAGCTGGTTCGTAGCACCAAGACAATCTCCGGTAACCCCGCCAATCTGGCTCTTATAATAAAGACCGCTGGCGAGTGTCACCGCTGTTGCCGTAGCAACAGGAACCCAACTTGCATTGCGAAGCGCCCAATAGCACACCGCCATCGTGAACAGGGTGCCCAAAACCAGTGTCGCCACGGAAATTTGCTTTGCCACATGGGCGCCTTGTCCTTCCTGCTCTCGCGCTGGCTGCAAAAAGAAGCTCAAAGGAAGTGTGCTCCAGCGGCAAAGAACATGCGCTGCGATGATATAGAGCGAAAACTTGTTCGGCGATAACTTGCTCAACAAAACATAGCGGGCGAGCAATGACAAGACCAGTGCAATCGCTCCGTAACTCCCGATCCTGCTGTCGTGCATGACGGTCAGGATTTGGTCTTTGTTCCAGCCGCTGCCAAAGCCATCCGCCGCATCAGCCAGACCATCTTCGTGAAAACCGCCTGTAATCACGACGAAGTACGTCAGCACCACAATTGCTATGACGTTCCGGTCTAAATGATTGCTCAGTATTTTGTTCAGACCAACCGCACCCGCCGCTACCAGCAACCCCACAAGAGGAAAGAATTTGGCGGCGCGTGCCAACGAGTCAGGAGTGTAGGGCACCGTTGGAGCCGGAAGCCGCGTCAGAAATCGTAACGCCAGAAGCAAGTCTCTCAAGATACCCATCATGCTTTCACTGTGCTCACATGCGCCGAACTGAACGTCGCCATCTGGTTGTAAATCTTCACTGCAGCTTCGACGACGCCAAAAGCGAGCACTGCTCCGGTTCCTTCTCCCAGCCGCATGTTCAACTGCAATATCGGTTGCAGGTCAAGATGTTCGAGCAGGATGCGATGTCCCGGCTCCTGTGATTGGTGGCCGGCCACCAGGCATTCGCGCAACTTGGGTTGTAGGGCACAGGCAACGGCTGCGGCAGAAGTGGCTATGAATCCATCAATGACCGTGACAATGCGATGACGTGCA includes:
- a CDS encoding carboxypeptidase-like regulatory domain-containing protein yields the protein MKRQFLALTAILAVCFSLINIAGAQSSSGDIYGRVLDSNGDVIPNAEVTLTNQQTGETRSAKSGNLGDFIFATLQPGAYTVLVKAQGFKELEKKDLNLSASERLSTGDLRLALGSVKETVTVEANATPVQTNSGERSALLDSTQVTNLMSRGRDIMALLDVLPGVVEDGEGNDSLGTFKSPAAMSGTRGDYNGMNMDGISATPRSGSNLDTPLNMDAISEVKVLQNSYQAEYGKGAGSIINVLSKSGGRSFHGAAYDYVRNEAFNARNFFDFEKRDKITGALPPKNKYRYETFGYNVGGPVFIPNHFNTNHDKMFFFFSQEILKNTQPNSTRQFLVPTALERQGDFSHSYNGSKNGVAQPLVLSDPVQIAAGKTCKKVGDPGCFPNPGGTGTGGIIPTNRIDPNTQALLNIFPMPLPGMDPNFAAINGYNYQITDTSDRPVRQEILRIDYNFTNNLKAFIRGMNLHTHDNGTASTANKNTWGPGPMDYTIVGPNVGGTVTWIINPTLVNEFTFGWADWREHQIVPASTMNSLLRANVGFNESMLFSAPGQLTSATNLLGLIPAAKFGSGKTANIAYDNRFPLNNNAYTYSLTEGISKIWGNHQFKVGIQAERATYWQLHSGTSNGEGNFDFTGGNNNSGNGYANGLLGNFNTYSESKNVANQGPVTRILEWYVQDTWKALPRLTLDIGVRFTAGLPQIVRQHMAATLNQSLYNPATAPVLYQDISIAPGTCKNAKQVRAAFNPITKSACDANGNPLSTSIIGQFVGAGYGSWPNGPLPDGIGISGINGYPQGLIDFEGVYTAPRFGFAWDVFGDGKTALRGGFGINYNPRQGSGVLGDTDNTPPLALNVQQFNNSTLSSSLNYYLNPALADFQSPVNIARMLLRNSRQPVAYNASIGIQREIGFATVVDVAYVGSFGRHMGQLTDLGQVPLGSRFGFLDTANLGSNPLTAPNFQNDNFLRYSCCYGSYSQVPVLTFTGNSSYHSLQTQVTHRFSHGMQFGGVWTWSKAMDYNDADKSNIVGGGLSPKVYNYGLATYDRRHVVAINYLFSLPKASRLWDNGFVRNALDGWQVAGITRFNSGAPLFLNGGNNGGSSDYFGSSGNLQFPSGVNTDITGGGPGWRPQIIADRVLPRGDRNYFHYFNPVAFTLPASLVCNPICQLPRDANGNMIIGNGPAVIATGPGIANFNMSLFKNFDVTERVKLQFRVEAYNVFNHTQFSGVNTSPKFDQFGNVANLQVPGATDWFGRVTSARDPRIMQFALRITF
- a CDS encoding glycosyl hydrolase family 28 protein encodes the protein MQRVLPCRTIILCVLIVAALSAQCAAQCTTATGGGGFVNSPFTAQTGTFTATFDATSSLSHMNSVVALSHGAGTAYAAFANLVAFNGTMGVILARDGGGYSGPTPAIPYSGGNTYHFRLVVNVPVHTYDIFVTPPGGSELTVGTGFHFRTEQNTVTSLDNLGVFVGATSGTLTVCNFSTGIPQPNFAVSVSPTSQTTAAGTPTNYTVTVTPSNSFTGNVALSVSGLPASIGASFSPTPVTITSGPASSTLTVSPDASTAANTYSFTITGTSGSTSHSTGASVVVTQATVPSFSLAVSPASQSVTAGNSASYTVTATSHNNFNGSVGLSASGLLSGESAGFSPSAITVPANGSSTSTMTVTTSTSTSGSSTITVTGTSGTLSATASTLLTVNSSTGNVFNVRTACGAAGNGSTNDAGAINHCIALASAASGGGTVEFPAGTYASTSIHMMSNVTLQLDAGSTIRGTGAMDPAEPNPFSAFQDFGHSHFHAALIWGEHLSNIGFTGTGTIDGGGRLVTGNPGSGQGDKAISLRECNNVTVTGITIRNGGHFGILVNGIVGMTVDNVHILEANQRDGFNLINSQHVTVSNSDIQGSDDSMCLKSDFALGRDVLNTDIHIFNDHILSTGNNATQFGSETCGSYSNIHFDHLTITAAGKAGIGITSNDGAVIDGITYDTITMSGTTVPIWIKTGDRARCGGPRPPVGIIRNISISNVTAVHSRSGRGEFTNTMSGRAGVPIQNVTIDNVNLTEPGGHPASDVNINPPETNDWQPAGQGTKPSYGWWLRHVSGITFHNSQVHFDANDGRPAFIVVDGQNVTLDGVTFDRGSASPYDLGFNGVNGFHVVNTQSSTGQAPRINAVNSTPF
- a CDS encoding LacI family DNA-binding transcriptional regulator; this translates as MTIKQVAKRAKVSIATVSRTLHNSASVTPETAKRVRRAIKQLDYRPDTNAQTLVSGRSHILGLVVSDITNPFFPELIRGFQDVSLENGYDVLITSTNYESARMAHSVGRMIERKTDGVAIMTSEMDRSLINQLASRKVPLVFLDVGKVRKGVCNIKVDYAQGITQAVDHLRGLGHSRIAFISGPGTLKSARVRREAFLRCLGRRVTEHSDLVEEGNHKVDGGLSAITRLLQRQNPPTAVLASNDLTAIGALRGIRQAGLSIPEDVSVVGFDDIDMAQFTEPPLTTVRLLRSELASLACNALLQSIRGNTKGAEFGIGTHLIIRESTGKAKTKRRVITMPSGVRS
- a CDS encoding histidine phosphatase family protein, coding for MAVPSETTLLLVRHAHSMMAGRFCGHTDTALSDIGKKQLCDIANCLERWPISKVYTSDLKRAYDTAAAIAARKSLALRVREGLREISFGEWEGLSWTEIEARDPAAASLWLGDYPLQPAPGGESFQQYRSQVEAELQAVLKESEHGCVSVVTHAGFIRAALVSILSMSEKAMHKIEVDYGGITILRYAQQSWRVDGVNFALNS
- the cobS gene encoding adenosylcobinamide-GDP ribazoletransferase, producing the protein MRDLLLALRFLTRLPAPTVPYTPDSLARAAKFFPLVGLLVAAGAVGLNKILSNHLDRNVIAIVVLTYFVVITGGFHEDGLADAADGFGSGWNKDQILTVMHDSRIGSYGAIALVLSLLARYVLLSKLSPNKFSLYIIAAHVLCRWSTLPLSFFLQPAREQEGQGAHVAKQISVATLVLGTLFTMAVCYWALRNASWVPVATATAVTLASGLYYKSQIGGVTGDCLGATNQLTEIAVYFCGVLGT